A stretch of the Oceanicola sp. D3 genome encodes the following:
- a CDS encoding permease, whose protein sequence is MSDDPTSEAPPRRKIIDGGFLVLLAVTLLAGGLVAAKYGAAHAVATAVGALGFLAVLLPKVGAGLFVAAAIPLLLPREKVSALIGQESGWRGLLLASAAGALLPGGPGMTYPLAAALFVAGADIGATLAFITGWSLLSLNRTLIWELSFLDWHLVGLRVLLCLPAPLVVGLAARAVLGRRTRQRP, encoded by the coding sequence ATGTCAGACGATCCCACATCCGAGGCCCCGCCCCGCCGCAAAATCATCGACGGCGGCTTTCTGGTGCTGCTCGCCGTCACCCTTCTGGCGGGCGGGCTGGTGGCGGCAAAATACGGCGCGGCCCATGCGGTGGCGACGGCGGTGGGTGCGCTGGGGTTTCTCGCGGTGCTGCTGCCCAAGGTCGGCGCGGGGCTCTTCGTCGCCGCCGCCATCCCCCTTCTGCTCCCGCGTGAGAAGGTCTCGGCCCTGATCGGGCAGGAAAGCGGCTGGCGCGGGCTCTTGCTGGCCTCTGCGGCGGGGGCGCTGCTGCCGGGCGGACCGGGGATGACCTATCCCCTCGCCGCCGCCCTCTTCGTCGCCGGGGCCGATATCGGGGCCACACTGGCGTTCATCACCGGCTGGTCCCTGCTGTCGCTCAACCGCACCTTGATCTGGGAGCTGTCGTTTCTCGACTGGCACCTCGTCGGCCTGCGCGTGCTGCTCTGCCTGCCCGCCCCACTCGTGGTGGGCCTCGCCGCCCGCGCCGTCCTCGGCAGACGCACAAGGCAGCGCCCATGA
- a CDS encoding DUF2087 domain-containing protein, with protein MPKPSVPLSVPDISAFARALARQLDAPPGHQSLLNMLARAAGFRNYQHLNAANTARARLEEPPQPPADHRQVERAMAQWDEAARLRQWPARRAVQELCLWALWARLPAGTTLHERDVNGALNLAHCFDDAAILRRSLIGMGLLARNTDGTDYRRLEKAPPPEARALIGHLSARLAA; from the coding sequence ATGCCCAAACCCTCCGTTCCGCTCTCCGTGCCGGATATCTCGGCCTTTGCCCGTGCCCTTGCCCGCCAGCTCGACGCGCCCCCCGGCCACCAGAGCCTTCTCAACATGCTGGCGCGCGCTGCGGGCTTCAGGAACTACCAGCACCTGAACGCCGCCAACACCGCCCGAGCCCGGCTTGAAGAGCCGCCCCAGCCCCCCGCCGACCATCGTCAGGTTGAACGCGCGATGGCGCAGTGGGACGAGGCCGCACGCCTGCGCCAGTGGCCCGCGCGCCGCGCCGTGCAAGAGCTCTGCCTCTGGGCGCTTTGGGCGCGGCTCCCCGCCGGGACAACCCTGCACGAACGCGATGTGAACGGCGCGCTGAACCTCGCGCATTGCTTCGACGATGCCGCCATCCTGCGGCGCTCGCTCATCGGAATGGGCCTGCTTGCCCGCAATACAGACGGCACCGATTATCGCCGCTTAGAGAAGGCCCCGCCCCCCGAAGCCCGGGCGCTGATCGGCCACCTCTCGGCCCGGCTGGCGGCATGA
- a CDS encoding alpha/beta fold hydrolase — MRALLASLLLLAACAAPPTLPSGESPLAINPARAAQIEAAPRLTVMIPGALASVDIFAPTNPWAARGHALAYYRFPGMDGLPLDHVLSIEAAAKEIARFARRYPDKKLTLVGYSAGGAIALEAAALLAPRPVTVAAISPSPEHAGGLQTILRGAGDVISAATRAEAFTRKAIWDEYWKTLLYGRKNRADPRFTDRIETLSAEHAPQIANPSPALVRAHSSGLRRWRLSEEADLSHARIGFFFGMEDPVFSTRQTDGLRRRAGGGRLIGFADDGHLLLLTRKSLFAHVLRFVEEG, encoded by the coding sequence ATGCGCGCCCTCCTCGCCTCTCTCCTCCTGCTCGCGGCCTGCGCCGCGCCGCCCACCCTGCCCTCGGGCGAAAGCCCGCTGGCCATCAACCCGGCCCGCGCCGCGCAGATCGAGGCCGCGCCGCGCCTGACCGTGATGATCCCCGGCGCGCTGGCCTCGGTCGATATCTTCGCGCCCACCAATCCCTGGGCAGCGCGGGGCCATGCGCTCGCCTACTACCGCTTCCCGGGGATGGATGGGCTTCCGCTGGACCACGTGCTTTCCATCGAAGCGGCAGCAAAAGAAATCGCCCGCTTCGCCCGCCGCTACCCCGACAAGAAACTCACGCTGGTGGGCTACTCCGCGGGCGGGGCCATTGCGCTGGAGGCCGCCGCCCTGCTCGCGCCCCGCCCCGTCACCGTCGCCGCCATCTCGCCCTCGCCCGAGCACGCGGGCGGGCTGCAAACCATCCTGCGCGGCGCGGGCGATGTCATCTCGGCGGCCACCCGCGCCGAGGCTTTCACCCGCAAGGCCATCTGGGACGAATATTGGAAAACCCTGCTCTATGGCCGCAAGAACCGCGCCGACCCGCGCTTCACCGACCGGATCGAAACCCTCTCCGCAGAGCACGCCCCCCAAATCGCCAACCCAAGCCCCGCCCTCGTGCGGGCACATTCCTCGGGATTGCGCCGGTGGCGGCTGTCAGAGGAGGCAGACCTGAGCCACGCCCGCATCGGCTTCTTCTTCGGCATGGAAGATCCGGTCTTCTCCACCCGCCAAACCGACGGGCTCCGCCGCCGCGCAGGCGGGGGCCGGCTCATCGGCTTTGCAGATGACGGGCATTTGCTGCTGCTGACGCGCAAAAGCCTCTTCGCCCATGTGCTGCGCTTCGTCGAAGAGGGCTAG
- a CDS encoding MFS transporter, whose product MLLARNRNFRLLFSATSVSNLGDGVSALAVPWLATLLTRDPMLIALVPFAGSLPWMLFAIPAGAVVDRGDRRALMVRADVLRVLLTIGIVALALRMPEGGGAMPVVALAALTFLLGTAEVVRDNAAQTFLPAVVEPGDLEAANGQLWSAEQVAGHFVGPPLAGLLIAWAVPAPFLLDAVSFALAAWLVWAIAVPRRAVPEKRQMREELAEGWRWLRGRALLFRLAVMLGLINFLNMMWLTVLVLLSQEILGLSAAGHGLLLAIGAAGAVLGGLLGPRVIARLGATGTLRLALCLMPLPFFMIGLGAAPALAGAALFMEAVAAILWNIVTVSWRQRIIPDALLGRVNALYRFFGWGMMPLGALAGGALVALAEPGLGRELALRLPYLIGGGAMLALAAYGWVKLRF is encoded by the coding sequence ATGTTGCTTGCGCGTAACCGGAACTTTCGCCTGCTGTTTTCGGCCACCTCGGTTTCAAACCTTGGGGACGGGGTTTCGGCGCTGGCGGTACCGTGGTTGGCGACGCTGCTCACGCGGGACCCGATGCTGATTGCGCTGGTGCCCTTTGCCGGCTCGCTGCCGTGGATGCTGTTTGCCATCCCGGCGGGCGCGGTGGTGGACCGGGGCGACCGGCGTGCGTTGATGGTGCGGGCGGATGTGTTGCGGGTGTTGCTCACCATCGGGATCGTGGCGCTGGCGCTGCGGATGCCTGAAGGCGGCGGGGCGATGCCGGTTGTGGCGCTGGCGGCGCTGACCTTTTTGCTCGGCACGGCGGAGGTGGTGCGGGACAATGCGGCGCAGACCTTTTTGCCTGCGGTGGTGGAGCCGGGTGACCTTGAGGCGGCCAATGGGCAGCTTTGGAGCGCCGAGCAGGTGGCTGGGCATTTCGTGGGGCCGCCGCTGGCGGGGCTGCTGATTGCCTGGGCGGTGCCCGCGCCCTTCCTGCTGGATGCGGTGAGTTTTGCGCTGGCGGCGTGGTTGGTGTGGGCCATTGCGGTGCCGCGCCGGGCGGTGCCTGAAAAGCGGCAGATGCGCGAGGAACTGGCGGAGGGCTGGCGTTGGCTGCGGGGCCGGGCGCTGCTGTTTCGGCTCGCGGTGATGCTGGGGCTGATCAACTTTTTGAACATGATGTGGCTGACGGTGCTGGTGCTGTTGAGCCAGGAGATCCTCGGGTTGAGCGCCGCCGGGCATGGGCTGCTGCTTGCGATCGGGGCGGCGGGGGCGGTGCTGGGCGGGTTGCTTGGCCCGCGGGTGATTGCCCGCCTTGGGGCCACTGGCACGCTGCGGCTGGCGCTGTGCCTGATGCCGCTGCCGTTTTTCATGATCGGTCTCGGGGCCGCGCCCGCGCTGGCCGGGGCGGCGCTGTTCATGGAGGCGGTGGCGGCGATTCTGTGGAACATCGTCACCGTAAGCTGGCGGCAGCGGATTATCCCCGATGCCCTGTTGGGGCGGGTGAACGCGCTTTATCGGTTTTTCGGCTGGGGGATGATGCCGCTGGGTGCATTGGCGGGCGGGGCGCTGGTGGCGCTGGCCGAGCCCGGGCTGGGCCGGGAGCTGGCGCTGCGGCTGCCCTACCTGATTGGCGGCGGGGCGATGCTTGCTCTGGCCGCCTATGGCTGGGTGAAGCTGAGATTTTGA
- a CDS encoding flavin-dependent oxidoreductase, whose protein sequence is MTHPHVLIAGGGIGGLATALTLHQIGVPCTVFESSRELKPLGVGINLQPNAVRELYDLGIGAEQLDTVGLPAREWALVGLNGNDIYAEPRGTDAGYHWPQYAAHRGGFHMLLANTFMARAGAEALQTGTRVTGYTRTENGVTAQLEHVDNTTSEATGTLLIGADGIHSAIRAQMHPEQPSIHWGGALMWRGTTLAKPIRTGSSFIGLGTHRQRMVIYPISHPDPETGLALVNWIAEVTFDEAEARKSGWFRPAPISDFLHHFEDWRYDWLDVPALISGADTAYENPMIDRDPVETWVDGPVALMGDAAHAMYPTGSNGASQAVVDAREIGAAMLEHGVTPQALAAYNDKLCGPISEVILRNRGAGPFGLLNMVNDRCGGTFDDIDTVIPPAERAEFMARYQSAAGFARDALNAAPPTIAPGARLPA, encoded by the coding sequence ATGACACATCCCCACGTTCTCATCGCAGGCGGCGGCATCGGCGGGCTGGCCACCGCGCTGACCCTGCACCAGATCGGCGTGCCCTGCACCGTCTTCGAAAGCTCCCGCGAGCTGAAGCCGCTGGGCGTGGGCATCAACCTTCAGCCCAACGCGGTGCGCGAACTCTACGATCTCGGCATCGGCGCAGAGCAGCTCGATACTGTCGGCCTGCCCGCGCGCGAATGGGCCCTTGTCGGGCTGAACGGCAACGATATCTACGCCGAACCGCGCGGCACCGACGCTGGCTACCACTGGCCGCAATATGCCGCCCACCGGGGTGGCTTCCACATGCTGCTGGCCAACACCTTCATGGCCCGCGCCGGGGCGGAGGCGCTGCAAACCGGCACCCGCGTCACCGGCTACACCCGCACCGAAAATGGCGTGACCGCCCAGCTCGAACATGTCGATAACACCACCTCCGAAGCCACCGGCACGCTGCTGATCGGGGCCGATGGCATCCACTCGGCGATCCGCGCGCAAATGCACCCCGAACAGCCCTCGATCCACTGGGGCGGCGCGCTGATGTGGCGCGGCACCACGCTGGCCAAACCCATCCGCACCGGCTCTTCCTTCATCGGGCTCGGCACGCACCGCCAGCGCATGGTGATCTACCCGATCTCCCACCCCGATCCCGAAACCGGCCTCGCCCTCGTCAACTGGATCGCCGAAGTCACCTTCGACGAGGCCGAGGCGCGCAAATCCGGCTGGTTCCGCCCCGCGCCCATCTCTGACTTCCTCCACCACTTCGAAGACTGGCGCTACGACTGGCTCGATGTGCCCGCCCTCATCTCCGGCGCCGACACCGCCTATGAAAACCCGATGATCGACCGTGACCCGGTGGAAACCTGGGTCGACGGCCCGGTGGCGCTGATGGGCGACGCCGCCCACGCCATGTATCCCACCGGCTCCAACGGCGCATCGCAAGCCGTGGTCGACGCCCGCGAGATCGGCGCGGCGATGCTGGAGCACGGCGTCACACCGCAGGCGCTTGCGGCCTATAACGACAAGCTCTGCGGCCCGATCTCCGAGGTGATCCTGCGCAACCGCGGCGCCGGGCCCTTCGGCCTGCTGAACATGGTGAACGACCGCTGCGGTGGCACCTTCGATGATATCGACACGGTGATCCCACCCGCCGAGCGCGCCGAGTTCATGGCTCGCTACCAATCCGCCGCCGGTTTCGCCCGTGACGCGCTCAACGCCGCGCCGCCCACCATCGCGCCCGGGGCCCGTCTCCCGGCCTGA
- the rpsA gene encoding 30S ribosomal protein S1 has translation MAQNASMEEFEALLTESFEIDTPDEGSVVKGKVIAIEAGQAIIDVGYKMEGRVELKEFANPGEAPEIAVGDEVEVFLDRVENARGEASISRDKARREEAWDRLEKAYADEERVEGAIFGRVKGGFTVDLGGAVAFLPGSQVDVRPVRDAGPLMGLKQPFQILKMDRRRGNIVVSRRAILEESRAEQRAEVIGKLTEGDTVDGVVKNITEYGAFVDLGGVDGLLHVTDMAWRRVNHPSEILSIGETIKVQVIKINKETHRISLGMKQLQDDPWDAVEAKFPLDSVHTGRVTNITDYGAFVELEPGVEGLVHVSEMSWTKKNVHPGKIVSTSQEVEVMVLEIDTAKRRVSLGLKQTMRNPWEVFAETHPEGTEVEGEVKNITEFGLFIGLPGDIDGMVHLSDISWDERGEDAIQNYHKNDIVQAVVTETDVEKERISLSIKALGGDKFAEAVGGVKRGQIITVEVTAIEDGGIEVEYEGMKSFIRRSDLSRDRAEQRPERFGVGDKVDVRVTNVDSKTRRLGLSIKAREIAEEKEAVEQYGSSDSGASLGDILGAALKQDD, from the coding sequence ATGGCTCAAAACGCATCCATGGAGGAATTCGAAGCCCTCCTGACTGAAAGCTTCGAGATCGACACGCCCGACGAGGGCTCTGTTGTCAAAGGCAAGGTGATCGCCATTGAGGCGGGCCAGGCCATTATCGACGTTGGCTATAAGATGGAAGGCCGCGTTGAACTGAAAGAATTTGCCAACCCCGGCGAAGCTCCCGAGATTGCTGTTGGCGATGAGGTCGAGGTGTTCCTTGATCGCGTCGAGAACGCCCGGGGCGAGGCCAGCATCTCCCGTGACAAGGCCCGCCGCGAAGAGGCTTGGGACCGTCTGGAGAAGGCCTATGCTGACGAAGAGCGCGTTGAAGGCGCAATCTTTGGCCGCGTGAAGGGTGGCTTTACCGTCGATCTCGGCGGCGCCGTGGCCTTCCTGCCCGGCTCCCAGGTTGATGTGCGCCCCGTGCGCGATGCCGGCCCGCTGATGGGCCTCAAGCAGCCGTTCCAGATTCTCAAGATGGACCGTCGCCGTGGCAACATCGTTGTGTCGCGCCGCGCGATCCTCGAAGAGTCCCGCGCCGAGCAGCGTGCCGAAGTGATCGGCAAGCTGACCGAGGGCGACACCGTGGACGGCGTGGTCAAGAACATCACCGAATACGGTGCGTTTGTTGACCTCGGCGGCGTTGACGGCCTGCTGCACGTGACCGACATGGCATGGCGCCGGGTCAACCACCCGAGCGAGATCCTCTCCATCGGTGAGACGATCAAGGTGCAGGTCATCAAGATCAACAAAGAGACTCACCGCATCAGCCTCGGCATGAAGCAGCTGCAGGACGATCCGTGGGATGCCGTGGAAGCCAAGTTCCCGCTGGACTCGGTGCACACTGGCCGCGTGACCAACATCACCGACTACGGTGCGTTTGTTGAGCTGGAGCCCGGTGTGGAAGGTCTTGTCCACGTTTCCGAGATGAGCTGGACCAAGAAGAACGTGCACCCCGGCAAGATCGTTTCCACCTCGCAGGAAGTGGAAGTCATGGTGCTGGAGATCGACACCGCGAAGCGTCGCGTGTCGCTTGGCCTCAAGCAGACCATGCGCAACCCGTGGGAAGTGTTTGCAGAAACGCACCCCGAGGGCACCGAAGTGGAAGGCGAGGTCAAGAACATCACCGAGTTCGGTCTGTTCATCGGCCTGCCCGGCGACATCGACGGCATGGTTCACCTCAGCGATATCAGCTGGGACGAGCGTGGCGAGGATGCGATCCAGAACTACCACAAGAACGACATCGTTCAGGCTGTGGTTACCGAGACCGACGTTGAGAAGGAGCGCATCTCGCTCTCCATCAAGGCGCTGGGCGGTGACAAGTTTGCCGAGGCCGTTGGTGGCGTGAAGCGTGGCCAGATCATCACCGTGGAAGTCACGGCGATCGAGGATGGCGGCATCGAGGTGGAATACGAGGGCATGAAGTCCTTCATCCGCCGCTCCGACCTCAGCCGCGACCGTGCCGAGCAGCGCCCTGAGCGCTTTGGCGTGGGCGACAAGGTTGACGTGCGCGTGACCAACGTCGACAGCAAGACCCGCCGTCTTGGCCTGTCGATCAAGGCCCGCGAGATCGCCGAAGAGAAGGAAGCCGTTGAGCAGTATGGCTCGTCGGACTCCGGTGCTTCGCTCGGCGACATTCTGGGCGCCGCGCTCAAGCAAGACGACTGA
- the ihfB gene encoding integration host factor subunit beta, whose amino-acid sequence MIRSELIQKVADENPHLYQRDVERIVNTIFEEIIGAMAEGDRVELRGFGAFSVKKRDARVGRNPRTGEAVDVEEKHVPFFKTGKLLRDRLNGK is encoded by the coding sequence ATGATCCGATCGGAATTGATTCAGAAAGTCGCTGACGAGAATCCGCACCTCTATCAGCGCGACGTGGAGCGGATCGTGAACACCATCTTCGAAGAGATCATCGGCGCGATGGCAGAGGGTGACCGCGTGGAGTTGCGCGGGTTCGGGGCGTTTTCGGTGAAGAAGCGTGACGCCCGGGTGGGCCGTAATCCGCGCACCGGGGAGGCTGTGGACGTGGAAGAGAAGCATGTGCCCTTCTTCAAGACCGGGAAGCTCTTGCGCGACCGGCTGAACGGCAAGTAA
- a CDS encoding BLUF domain-containing protein, with the protein MHQLVYRSIALEEEFGESDLDILLKALTFNRRAGITGFLWRGREQFFQALHGPREVLLALMERIRQDPRHRDVEMLLSEDTDAPTPFNDWAMGYNYVTEDMLGLALETDGTRPEISPAKAREVWLSMVEQAQNETEWGGSSPYGRKPDESMDAWIKRLAEFRG; encoded by the coding sequence ATGCACCAGCTTGTGTACCGCTCGATCGCCCTTGAAGAAGAATTTGGCGAAAGCGACCTCGATATTCTTCTGAAGGCGCTGACCTTTAACCGGCGGGCCGGGATTACCGGCTTTTTGTGGCGGGGGCGCGAGCAGTTCTTTCAGGCGCTGCACGGCCCGCGCGAGGTGCTGCTGGCGCTGATGGAGCGCATCCGGCAAGACCCGCGCCACCGCGATGTGGAGATGCTGCTTTCGGAAGACACCGATGCGCCGACGCCCTTCAACGACTGGGCGATGGGCTACAACTATGTCACCGAAGACATGCTGGGACTTGCCCTCGAAACCGATGGCACCCGGCCCGAGATCAGCCCGGCCAAGGCGCGGGAGGTTTGGCTTTCGATGGTCGAGCAGGCGCAGAACGAGACGGAATGGGGCGGCAGCTCACCCTATGGCCGCAAGCCCGACGAGAGCATGGACGCGTGGATCAAGCGTTTGGCGGAGTTTCGCGGCTAG
- a CDS encoding GNAT family N-acetyltransferase: MLADDMLGKGRESEDLGPYYAAFDAMAEEGANRVIVGERDGEVVATYQLTFISGLSLAAARRAQVESVRVSSALRGSGIGALMFADVEARARAAGCSLVQLTMNAERVDSRRFYEGLGFVASHLGFKKYL, from the coding sequence ATGCTGGCCGATGACATGCTGGGCAAGGGCCGCGAGAGCGAAGACCTTGGCCCCTATTACGCTGCATTCGATGCGATGGCCGAAGAGGGCGCGAACCGGGTGATCGTGGGCGAGCGCGATGGCGAGGTGGTGGCGACCTATCAGCTGACCTTCATTTCTGGCCTGTCGCTGGCGGCGGCGCGGCGGGCGCAGGTGGAGAGCGTTCGGGTATCGAGTGCGCTGCGCGGATCGGGGATTGGCGCGCTGATGTTTGCCGATGTTGAAGCGCGGGCGCGGGCGGCGGGGTGCAGCCTTGTGCAGCTGACCATGAATGCCGAGCGGGTGGACTCGCGACGATTTTACGAGGGGCTGGGGTTTGTGGCCAGCCATCTGGGATTCAAGAAATATCTTTGA
- a CDS encoding LapA family protein, whose protein sequence is MIRYLRWGFLALLAIVLITLALANREPVTLKLLPGELADLLGLPYQITLPLFISLFAMIALGILVGFVWEWFREHKHRAEAARQAKEARRAKRELDAVKRETGQEQDEVLALLDDRKAS, encoded by the coding sequence ATGATCCGTTATCTCCGCTGGGGCTTTCTGGCCCTCCTCGCCATCGTTCTCATCACTCTTGCCCTCGCCAATCGCGAGCCGGTGACGCTCAAGCTGTTGCCGGGCGAACTGGCCGATCTGCTGGGGCTGCCTTATCAGATTACGCTGCCGCTCTTCATTTCGCTCTTTGCGATGATCGCGCTGGGCATTCTGGTGGGCTTCGTTTGGGAGTGGTTCCGCGAGCACAAGCACCGGGCGGAAGCGGCGCGGCAAGCCAAGGAGGCACGCCGGGCCAAGCGGGAGCTGGATGCGGTGAAGCGCGAGACCGGGCAGGAGCAGGACGAAGTTCTGGCGCTGCTGGACGACCGCAAGGCAAGCTGA
- a CDS encoding GntR family transcriptional regulator, which produces MNIAQETLSDRAHALLRGDIVSGRLAPETRLRIAQLSESYSIGASPLREALSKLSSEFLVIFEPQRGFSVAPVSADELRDISRVRCELESEALHRAIMAGDEAWEAGIVSANYALSKADARRKSGGEADAPDWEDRNRAFHEALVAACDSVWLKRLRGLIYYQHERYRRISLIHPDPARDIQGEHAAIMEAALARNVPEATRLSKAHIDQTTQAVLKVIDP; this is translated from the coding sequence ATGAACATCGCACAGGAAACCCTTTCCGACCGGGCCCACGCCTTGCTGCGGGGAGATATCGTCTCGGGTCGCCTCGCGCCCGAAACCCGCCTGCGCATCGCCCAGCTCTCCGAAAGTTACAGCATCGGCGCAAGCCCCCTGCGCGAGGCGCTCTCCAAACTCTCGTCAGAGTTTCTCGTCATCTTCGAGCCACAGCGCGGCTTCTCCGTCGCCCCGGTCTCCGCCGACGAATTGCGCGACATCTCCCGCGTCCGCTGCGAGCTGGAAAGCGAGGCCCTGCACCGCGCGATCATGGCCGGCGATGAAGCCTGGGAAGCTGGGATCGTCTCGGCCAATTACGCCCTGAGCAAAGCCGACGCCCGCCGAAAATCCGGCGGCGAGGCCGATGCCCCGGATTGGGAAGACAGGAACCGCGCCTTCCACGAGGCCCTCGTCGCTGCCTGCGACAGTGTCTGGCTCAAACGCCTGCGCGGGCTGATCTACTACCAGCACGAACGTTACAGGCGCATCTCCCTGATTCACCCCGACCCGGCCCGCGACATTCAGGGCGAACACGCCGCCATCATGGAAGCCGCCCTCGCCCGCAACGTCCCTGAGGCCACTCGCCTGTCAAAGGCCCATATCGACCAAACAACCCAAGCCGTTCTCAAGGTCATCGACCCATAA
- a CDS encoding phosphoribosylanthranilate isomerase, whose product MHDIRVKICGLKRPEEMRVVAEAGAAYAGLNFFPPSPRYVSPAEARALALAAPEGLAKVGLVVDAGDDLLDEIVEAVPLDIIQLHGKESPDRVSEVRARYGLPVMKAVGVAGEADLPALDDYGQVADMLLVDAKPAPGDELPGGNGLPFDWRLIAGRRWPVPWLLAGGLHAGNVAEAVARTGAQQVDLSSGVEREKGVKDAGMIRAFMEAVAGVSA is encoded by the coding sequence ATGCATGACATTCGGGTAAAGATCTGCGGGCTGAAGCGCCCGGAGGAGATGCGCGTCGTGGCGGAGGCCGGGGCGGCTTATGCCGGTTTGAACTTCTTTCCACCATCGCCGCGTTACGTGAGCCCTGCCGAGGCGCGGGCGTTGGCGCTGGCTGCGCCGGAGGGGCTGGCCAAGGTGGGGCTGGTGGTGGATGCCGGTGACGATCTGCTGGACGAGATCGTGGAGGCGGTGCCGCTGGACATCATTCAGCTGCATGGCAAGGAGAGTCCGGACCGGGTGTCAGAGGTGCGTGCACGCTACGGTTTGCCGGTGATGAAGGCCGTGGGCGTGGCCGGAGAGGCCGACCTGCCGGCGCTGGATGACTATGGCCAAGTGGCCGACATGCTGCTGGTAGATGCCAAGCCTGCGCCGGGCGACGAGCTGCCGGGCGGCAATGGCCTGCCGTTTGACTGGCGCCTGATCGCCGGGCGGCGCTGGCCGGTGCCGTGGCTGCTGGCGGGCGGCCTGCATGCGGGCAACGTGGCCGAGGCGGTGGCCCGCACGGGCGCGCAGCAGGTGGACCTCTCATCTGGCGTGGAGCGCGAGAAGGGGGTGAAGGACGCGGGAATGATCCGGGCCTTCATGGAGGCTGTTGCCGGGGTATCTGCGTGA
- a CDS encoding GFA family protein, giving the protein MSPHSGACLCGAIRFTVDGTLPAPTACHCSRCRKQSGHYEASTDVPKAALRVTGTPSWFASSAKARRGFCPTCGATLFFDPLHHEWIGVSMGAFEGPTGTRLARHIFTGAKGDYYDIADGLPQNRE; this is encoded by the coding sequence ATGAGCCCCCATAGCGGCGCGTGTCTCTGCGGTGCCATCCGCTTCACCGTGGATGGCACCCTGCCCGCCCCGACCGCCTGCCACTGCAGTCGCTGCCGCAAGCAATCGGGCCACTATGAGGCCTCCACCGATGTGCCCAAGGCCGCGCTGCGCGTCACTGGCACGCCCAGCTGGTTCGCCTCTTCCGCCAAAGCCCGGCGCGGCTTCTGCCCGACCTGCGGTGCCACCCTGTTCTTCGACCCGCTGCACCACGAGTGGATCGGGGTCAGCATGGGCGCTTTCGAAGGGCCAACGGGCACGCGGCTGGCCCGGCATATCTTCACCGGCGCGAAAGGCGACTACTATGACATCGCCGACGGGCTGCCTCAAAACCGCGAATAG
- a CDS encoding GNAT family N-acetyltransferase encodes MIRPYNPGVDDDAIVRIFTEASRLAHSFLGEDFILNAAEDVRTIYLPNAQTHVWDEGGGPLGFIALVGSDVGGFFMDPAHRGKGHGRALMDNALHRAGPLELDVFQRNEIGRRFYARYGFTSLGERFDDRFGQPVLRLRSPG; translated from the coding sequence TTGATAAGGCCCTACAATCCCGGCGTCGATGACGACGCCATCGTGCGCATCTTCACCGAGGCCAGCCGCCTCGCTCATAGCTTTCTGGGAGAAGACTTCATCCTAAACGCCGCCGAAGACGTGCGCACCATCTACCTGCCCAACGCCCAAACCCATGTCTGGGACGAGGGCGGCGGCCCGCTCGGCTTCATCGCCCTCGTCGGCAGCGACGTCGGCGGCTTCTTCATGGACCCGGCCCATCGCGGCAAAGGCCATGGCCGGGCGCTGATGGACAACGCCCTGCACCGCGCCGGGCCGCTGGAGCTCGACGTGTTCCAGCGCAACGAAATCGGTCGCCGCTTCTACGCGCGCTACGGTTTCACATCGCTGGGCGAGCGCTTTGATGACCGCTTCGGCCAGCCGGTCCTCCGCCTGCGGTCACCGGGCTAA